The DNA segment TTGGGAGCGCAGTTGCCGCGGTCGCGAGCGTGGTCGTTGCGTTAATCCTCGGGCGTCGTGCTGACGCGCTCGCGACCGCTCAAAGGCGCCACTCGGCATTCAGCACGGCAGCGGAGTGGCGGCGCGACCTTACCGAATGGGCGGCGGAGGCAATTGATGTATTGAGTGAGGCAACCTACTGCTGCGAGGACAAGTCCGAAGGCGCAGCTACAGAGCGACTCTTCATCTGCCGCTTCCGCGTTTCATCGCTCATCGATCGGGGGCGATTCTTCCTGCCTAACATCCGCCGAGATGAGTATGGGACCGACAAGCCAGCCGCATACCGTGGTTACAGGCATTCAGCTCTCGATCCGCTCGTCGCTGCAGAGCGCGTACTGTCGACCGGCCAAACAGGAAGCTTTACGGATCGCCGGTACGCGCTCATCGCGATGAAGCGAGAGTTTGTTTCCGCGATTCAGCAGATTCTCGACCCCGAGCACTTCAATCGGGAAGTCGCTAAGATGATTTCAGAGGGGCATGAGTCTCAGCGGCCAGACCCGACGCTCGGCGGACTTCTCCCTGACAACCAGAACATCCCACGAGGGGCGGAGGCTCTCCTAGAGGACCCTCGCTCTAGGCACCTGGGATTGCGAAAGCCGGATTGAACCGAGTCAACGGATCGCGCTGTGTGTTGTGACCACCTCATTCCAGGACGGACGGATGCGGATAATTCTAATGCTTGTGGTGAGCTTGGTGCTCGCTGGGTGCGCGAGTGGCGGGCAGGAAAGGGCGAGTACGACGCCCGCTTCACCCGCGAGTGCGGGCATGCAGAAATCGCGCATCGTGGAACAGGTGCGCAGCCTGGAAGCCGATCCACTGCAGGCGGGTGCCCTACAGCTTCGTCAGCGTCTCATGCGCTACTTCGAGGAGGCGCCTGACATCACGATCACGGTTTGCAGCGGCGTGCTCGACCCGCTCGCGAGTTCCCGCCAGAACTATGGCCCTGAGATCTTCGTGCAGCAGGTCCTCTCCAGTGGCGCGTTCATCATCGAGAATCCGGGGATTGCCCGCGACCGGGCGGCTGTCCACGTAGCCGGCGTGGAGGGCGCGCTCCGGACGTACGAATCGATCTTGCGGGCGCATCCAGATGCACGCCGGCCGTTCATGGACGAGCTCGTTCAGCTTCGTGCGCGAGGCGAGCTGGCGGCCCACGTCCGCTCTCGCACGAGCTGCTGAAATCACCTCACGGCCGACAGACTTGCGCGCCGAGCCCGGACTCTGACCTTGTGGTCCTGGCGCATTGAGATACAAATGCTAGTCAAGGGATTTCCTCAGCTCTGGTTGAATATGGGAGAGGTCGACGAATTCGGCATGCAGACACTTGAGGCACTTACGACATTGATCCGCGCCAATCACTACACCCAAGCTCTCATACTGCTGTACTCAGCAATCGACGCGGTCGCGTGGGCGAGTCTTCCGTCGGGGGATGTAACGCGCTCCGCCTTCTGCAATTGGGCAGACCAATACATGGATCCACAATCGAGCCTGGGCTGCTCGTCGGAAGATCTCTACGCGGCCCGTTGCAGTATGGTGCATTCGAGTACCGCCGAATCGAAAATGAGCCGCGAGGGACGAGCCCGCGAACTTTGGTACGCCACCTCTCCTCACTCTATTCCGAAACTTGACGCTCACCGCCAGGCAGTCGGTAGTCGAGCCACGGTTGTGTACTTCACTGCAATGGTGGGCGCGTTTGCTGAGGGTCTGATGCGCTTCTCGGACGACTTAAGCGCCGACCCAAAGCGTCAGGCTGCGGCTAATAGTCGTATCGGGCGCTGGCTTCGATTCATCCCGATGAGCTCGGTACAGCAGGCGGAATCATCCTGAGCGGGAGAAATCACCTCCGCCGCCGCCAAGCCATCTAACGTTTAACACGCGGTCAGCCGCAGCACGGTTCTCGCTCGCACACGCCACTAACGATCGGCTGCGTGGGATGCGCGGCCTCGCGGGCGAAAGGCTTCCGCGCATGACCCTCAGCGTTAACCTCAGCTGAGATTCTCCTGATTCCCAATCGTGGAATTGTTGCCTTCCCCTCTACGAATGATCTGCGCAGCACCCGTCCTCTCTCATCCGCGTCTCCGCGCCTCCGCGTGAGCCGCTGTTCTTGTTGTTCTCTCCGTTTCCTCTGTGTCTGTGTGTGAGGCCCTCCCGTTCCAAGTGCGCCGTGCGCCGGAGCTTGTCGCCTCCGGCCGGAGGGGGTATCTTCCCGCGTTTCCCGGGGGCTCCCCGGCTACGCTCCACACTACAGCAGCGCAACCATCGTGGCCCATCGCCAGCTTTTCACATCGGAGTCCGTCACCGAAGGGCATCCGGACAAGATCGCGGACCAGATCTCGGACGCGGTGCTCGACGCCATCCTGGAAAAGGATCCCAACGGCCGCGTGGCCTGCGAGACGCTCGTCACCACCGGCGTGGCCGTGGTGGCGGGCGAGATCACGACCGACACGTACGTGGACATCCCGGGGATCGTCCGTGGCACGCTGAAGGGGATCGGCTACACGGACGCGAACTACGGGATCGACGCGCACACCTGCGCGGTGATGACGACGATCGACCGCCAGTCGCCGGACATCGCGCAGGGGGTGGACACCGGCGGCGCGGGCGACCAGGGGATGATGTTCGGCTACGCGACGGACGAGAACGACGCGCTGATGCCCACGCCCATCCTCCTCGCCCACCGCCTGGCCGAGCGGCTGGCGGAGGTGCGGAAGAACGGGAAGCTGATGTGGCTGCGTCCCGACGGTAAGACGCAGGTCTCGGTGGCGTACGAGGACGGGCGGCCGGTGCACGTCGACACGGTCGTGGTGAGCACGCAGCACGACCCTGAGGCGAGCAACGAGGAGATCCGCGCCTCGGTGATCGAGCACGTGATCACCCCCATGCTTCCCACCGATCTCTTCGACCCGGAGCGCTGCACGATCCACATCAACCCGACCGGCCGCTTCGTGATCGGCGGGCCGCACGGCGACGCGGGGCTCACGGGCCGCAAGATCATCGTGGACACCTACGGCGGGATGGGCCGGCACGGCGGCGGCGCGTTCAGCGGCAAGGACCCCACCAAGGTGGACCGCTCGGCCGCGTACGCCGCGCGCTACGCCGCCAAGCACGTGGTTGCCGCCGGCCTGGCGCGCCGCTGCGAGATCCAGCTCGCCTACGCCATCGGCGTGGCGCAGCCGGTCTCGGTGCGCGTGGACACCTTTGGCACCGGCACCGTCGACGAAGAGGCGATCGAGAAGGCGCTCCAGGAGGTGTTCGACTTCACCCCCAAGGGGATCATCGAGTCGCTGGGCCTGCGCAGCGCCATCTACCGCCCCACCGCCGCCTACGGCCACTTCGGGCGCCCCTCGGTGCAGGCCGGCAACGGCACGCCGGTGACGCTCTTCCCGTGGGAGCGGACGGATCGGGTGGAGGATCTGCGCACGGCGGCGAACGGATGAAAAGAAGTGCGTGAGTGCGTTAGTGCGTAAGTGCGCTTTGGATCGGAGCGCACCCGACGCACTCACGCACTGACGCACTCACGCACTATCGGTATTCATGATCAAGCTCCGCGTCCAATCCCTCGGCCTCGACCAGGCCAACAAAGCGCCCGTCGTGCTCCTGCAGGAGGCGGAGGGGGAGCGCGTGCTGCCCATCTGGATCGGGCCGGCGGAGGCGAGCGCCATCGCCATGGAGTTGGCGGGGATGAAGTTCTCGCGCCCGCTCACGCACGACCTCTTCCCCTCCATCATCACCGGGCTCGGCGCGCGGCTGACGAGGGTGCTGATCACGCGCGTGGAGGAGAACACCTACTACGCCGAGCTCGTGATCCAGCGCGGCGACGAGGTGTTCACGGTCGATGCTCGGCCCTCCGACTCCATCGCCATCGCGCTGCGGACGGGGGCGGAGCTGTTCGCGGGCGATGAGCTGCTCGATGGGTCGCCGACCATCACGGTCGTCGAGGGCGTGCCGCCGGAGGACGGCGACGATCCGGATCCGATGGCGCCACCCGCGCCGAAGCTTCCGCCGGACGAGCTCAAGGAGTACCTGCGCAAGCTCAACCCCGAAGACCTGGGACGCTTCAACCCGTGATCCTTTCCGACCGCATCCGCGGGGCGGCGCGCCGCAAGGCCGGCCGCCTCGCTGTCGTTTTGGCGCTTTTCGCCTGCGCTCTGCCCGCCGACGCGCAGGTGATCGCCGGGCGCGTGACCCGCGCGGGGACCCCGGAGCCGGGGCTCGTGGTGGAGCTGCACCGCGTCACCCGCAACACGCGCGGCCCCGTCGGGAAGGTGACCTCGGGCCCGGGCGGCGCGTTCTCGATCCCGCTGCCGCCGGTGCAGGACTCGGCGGGGTTCACCGTTTTCTTCGCCACGGCGATCGCGAACGGGGTGCGCTACTTCGGGCCGGTGGTGCACGGCGGGGCGGGGGACCGCAACTACGAGATCCAGGTGTACGACACCACCAGCTCGCCCGCCGCCGCCGACTCAGTGCGCGTCACGCGGCGCGACGTGGTGCTGATCTCGGGGAGCGAGGGCGGAT comes from the Longimicrobium sp. genome and includes:
- the metK gene encoding methionine adenosyltransferase, which encodes MAHRQLFTSESVTEGHPDKIADQISDAVLDAILEKDPNGRVACETLVTTGVAVVAGEITTDTYVDIPGIVRGTLKGIGYTDANYGIDAHTCAVMTTIDRQSPDIAQGVDTGGAGDQGMMFGYATDENDALMPTPILLAHRLAERLAEVRKNGKLMWLRPDGKTQVSVAYEDGRPVHVDTVVVSTQHDPEASNEEIRASVIEHVITPMLPTDLFDPERCTIHINPTGRFVIGGPHGDAGLTGRKIIVDTYGGMGRHGGGAFSGKDPTKVDRSAAYAARYAAKHVVAAGLARRCEIQLAYAIGVAQPVSVRVDTFGTGTVDEEAIEKALQEVFDFTPKGIIESLGLRSAIYRPTAAYGHFGRPSVQAGNGTPVTLFPWERTDRVEDLRTAANG
- a CDS encoding bifunctional nuclease family protein, with product MIKLRVQSLGLDQANKAPVVLLQEAEGERVLPIWIGPAEASAIAMELAGMKFSRPLTHDLFPSIITGLGARLTRVLITRVEENTYYAELVIQRGDEVFTVDARPSDSIAIALRTGAELFAGDELLDGSPTITVVEGVPPEDGDDPDPMAPPAPKLPPDELKEYLRKLNPEDLGRFNP